Proteins encoded in a region of the Halioglobus maricola genome:
- a CDS encoding cytochrome P450: MPTLSEFNILDTHVIENPYPFYQALLQQAPLYRVPGTDIYLVSSWQLIEEVLRNQKDYSANLTGILVTGADGTAELFDFTAFGGVVDAIANADEPVHSVHRKLVMPQLNARKIDAMEEEIRQWSARRVGALVERGAGDWIEEVADPIPVLAMARLIGLPLVDLPQLLDWAFSGGAILAGTTTLDQLLALSVSTEAMNTYLQKHMQGALAERPEPVSAPNDLTEELVNGVRSGLISEREAVSILVVLVGAAGESTSSLTGSAVRVLAEDALLQQKLRKSPDLIPNFVEEIVRLESPFKGHYRAVLHPTRLNGIELTESARVFLLWSAANRDPGAFSEPNELQLDRAKPRDHLGFGRGIHFCVGARLARMEAIVIIEELLSASSTFFVTPNTRPEYVPSIFVRRLRRLPLTFSR; this comes from the coding sequence ATGCCTACACTTTCCGAATTCAATATTCTCGATACGCACGTGATTGAGAATCCATATCCTTTTTATCAGGCTTTATTGCAGCAGGCGCCACTGTACAGAGTCCCCGGAACCGACATCTATCTGGTGTCATCCTGGCAGTTGATTGAAGAGGTTCTACGCAATCAAAAAGACTACTCGGCAAATCTTACCGGTATTCTCGTAACTGGGGCTGATGGCACGGCAGAATTGTTCGACTTCACGGCATTTGGCGGGGTTGTCGATGCTATCGCCAACGCCGACGAGCCCGTTCACAGTGTTCATCGCAAGCTGGTTATGCCGCAGCTAAATGCTCGCAAGATCGACGCTATGGAGGAAGAGATACGCCAATGGTCTGCACGGAGGGTGGGGGCGCTGGTAGAACGTGGGGCGGGTGACTGGATTGAAGAAGTCGCCGACCCCATTCCGGTACTGGCGATGGCTCGTTTGATTGGATTACCGTTGGTAGACCTGCCTCAGCTTCTCGACTGGGCCTTTAGTGGTGGGGCGATACTTGCCGGCACCACAACCCTGGATCAGTTATTGGCGCTTTCGGTCTCGACCGAGGCTATGAATACGTATTTACAGAAACATATGCAGGGTGCGCTTGCTGAGCGACCAGAGCCGGTTTCCGCGCCTAATGACCTCACAGAAGAGTTGGTTAACGGCGTTCGATCCGGCCTGATCAGTGAGCGCGAAGCGGTCTCCATCCTGGTCGTATTAGTGGGGGCAGCCGGAGAATCGACTTCCAGTCTCACCGGTAGCGCCGTACGAGTACTGGCAGAAGATGCGCTTCTGCAGCAAAAGTTGCGAAAGTCACCGGATCTGATACCCAACTTTGTTGAAGAAATTGTGCGCCTCGAATCTCCATTCAAGGGACACTATCGGGCAGTTTTGCACCCCACGCGGCTCAATGGCATTGAGCTGACTGAAAGCGCACGCGTATTTTTGCTTTGGTCGGCTGCGAATAGGGACCCTGGCGCGTTTTCTGAGCCGAACGAGCTACAGCTTGATAGAGCGAAGCCGCGGGACCATCTGGGCTTTGGCCGAGGGATTCATTTTTGCGTTGGTGCCAGGCTCGCGAGGATGGAGGCGATCGTGATCATTGAGGAATTGCTCAGCGCGAGCAGCACATTTTTCGTTACGCCCAATACCAGGCCAGAGTATGTGCCCAGTATATTCGTCCGCCGCCTGCGGCGCTTGCCTTTGACATTTTCCCGATAG
- a CDS encoding alpha/beta hydrolase family protein encodes MPLIEPTQTANSVGPFVVGHKRVDLFDPARENRSLPYDIWYPSDEPQTEDLPRTRYPLAGPIALTSEFAFDDLPVSDSGKLPFLVFSHGSGGTNTQSIRMMEALASHGFVIVSPEHTGNTNADSSDTLAEAGAKRVPDVSFIIDTFMGRNSIQGDEFFERLDPDKIGVAGHSYGGGTALGMVGGFFGAQPDDRVKAVMPISAPVFDLFTERALLDIEEPVLFLGGTEDTAVSITNQDYAFDTLTNSSATYQIDIRGAGHNAFAAICDIGNTLIENGLGKESWPSIGASALLEPYEDACGEAAFPIEVAQRIQNTFAVAFFRRHLLEQQEYDFYLRTEWAEENEPDVNFRSRTK; translated from the coding sequence GTGCCATTGATAGAGCCCACCCAAACGGCAAACAGCGTTGGCCCCTTCGTTGTCGGCCACAAGCGCGTTGATCTGTTTGATCCCGCTCGAGAAAATCGAAGCCTCCCCTACGATATCTGGTATCCCAGTGATGAGCCCCAGACAGAGGATTTACCTCGCACCCGCTACCCTCTCGCCGGACCTATTGCCCTAACGTCGGAATTTGCGTTTGATGACCTGCCTGTATCCGATTCAGGGAAATTGCCTTTCCTGGTGTTTTCCCACGGCTCCGGCGGCACCAACACGCAGTCCATACGCATGATGGAGGCACTGGCCAGCCACGGCTTTGTGATTGTCTCCCCCGAGCATACCGGCAACACCAATGCTGATTCCAGTGACACGCTTGCCGAAGCGGGTGCAAAGCGCGTGCCGGATGTCAGCTTTATCATCGACACGTTTATGGGGCGGAACTCGATTCAAGGCGACGAATTTTTCGAACGGCTAGACCCCGACAAAATTGGCGTCGCGGGCCATTCCTATGGCGGCGGCACAGCACTTGGAATGGTCGGTGGGTTCTTTGGCGCTCAGCCCGATGACAGGGTGAAAGCCGTAATGCCAATTTCAGCCCCGGTTTTCGACCTGTTTACAGAGCGGGCCTTACTCGATATTGAAGAGCCCGTGTTATTCCTGGGCGGCACAGAAGATACCGCTGTCTCCATAACCAATCAGGACTATGCCTTCGATACACTTACGAACTCCAGCGCAACATACCAGATCGATATTCGCGGCGCCGGCCACAACGCCTTTGCGGCCATTTGTGACATTGGCAACACACTGATTGAAAATGGCCTGGGCAAGGAAAGCTGGCCGAGCATCGGCGCATCGGCACTATTGGAGCCCTACGAAGACGCCTGCGGAGAAGCAGCATTTCCGATAGAAGTTGCGCAGCGTATCCAGAACACCTTTGCCGTCGCTTTCTTCAGGCGCCATTTATTGGAGCAGCAGGAATATGACTTCTACCTCCGAACCGAGTGGGCAGAAGAAAACGAGCCAGACGTGAACTTCAGGTCGCGTACTAAATAA
- a CDS encoding pirin family protein, with protein MDYYRRAEERGAANHGWLKSHHTFSFAHYYDPAHMGFSELRVINDDWVAPGRGFDSHSHKNMEIITYVLEGTIEHRDSMGHVSLLKAGQIQRMSAGTGIVHSEYNASSDLPLRFLQMWIRPAQEGGEPGYETLTVGSSDGLNTLVTPNGADSTLSINQNVILYRLKLAPGQSQKLKRGAGTGYIHGVSGMAEVDGFSIADGDGAGFTESEQEVNVVAGATGFEALWFSLP; from the coding sequence ATGGACTATTACAGACGAGCAGAAGAGCGAGGCGCAGCAAATCATGGGTGGCTCAAAAGCCACCATACTTTTTCCTTTGCTCACTACTATGATCCTGCACACATGGGGTTTTCTGAGCTTCGTGTCATCAATGATGACTGGGTCGCACCCGGCAGAGGTTTTGATTCCCACAGTCACAAAAATATGGAGATCATTACCTATGTTTTAGAGGGCACTATCGAGCATCGTGACAGTATGGGGCATGTCTCCCTGCTAAAGGCGGGACAAATCCAGCGGATGAGTGCGGGCACTGGCATAGTTCATTCTGAATACAATGCTTCCAGTGATCTGCCCTTGCGGTTTCTGCAAATGTGGATCCGGCCGGCACAGGAAGGTGGAGAGCCCGGCTACGAAACGCTGACGGTGGGCTCCTCCGATGGTTTGAATACACTGGTCACGCCCAATGGCGCAGATAGCACGCTATCAATCAATCAGAATGTCATCTTGTACAGGCTCAAACTGGCGCCTGGCCAATCGCAGAAACTAAAACGGGGCGCAGGAACTGGATACATACATGGTGTCTCAGGGATGGCCGAAGTGGACGGATTCTCCATCGCTGATGGAGACGGCGCCGGCTTTACTGAGAGTGAGCAGGAAGTGAATGTTGTAGCCGGTGCAACTGGCTTCGAAGCTCTCTGGTTCAGCTTGCCATAA
- a CDS encoding glutathione S-transferase family protein, with protein sequence MGLLQNGEWVDQWYDTKNSGGEFRRQDSRFRNWLTADGSAGPNGEAGFKAEKGRYHLYVSLACPWAHRTLIFRRLKQLEDYIDVTVVDPIMLENGWEMADPLYGLNFLYELYLKADPGYEGRVTVPVLWDKQEESVVSNESSEIIRMLNSAFNHLTGNSDDYYPQTLREEIHNLNHRIYDSINNGVYRAGFATSQAAYDEAFHQLFSALDWVEERLSRQRYLAGNQLTEADWRLFTTLIRFDAVYHGHFKTNRQLLTEFSAISAYVRELYQVPGVANTVNFDHIKTHYYVSHQTINPTGIVPVGADVDYNAPHDRQLIG encoded by the coding sequence ATGGGTCTATTACAGAACGGTGAGTGGGTTGATCAGTGGTATGACACCAAAAATTCGGGCGGCGAGTTTCGGCGACAGGACAGTCGATTCAGAAATTGGCTGACAGCGGATGGCTCTGCTGGACCCAATGGGGAGGCGGGTTTCAAGGCAGAGAAAGGCCGCTATCACTTGTATGTATCACTGGCATGCCCCTGGGCCCACCGGACATTGATTTTCCGTCGGCTGAAGCAATTGGAAGATTACATCGACGTGACGGTGGTTGATCCGATCATGCTGGAAAACGGCTGGGAAATGGCGGACCCACTTTATGGACTGAATTTTCTCTATGAGTTGTACCTGAAGGCCGATCCAGGCTATGAGGGCAGGGTGACTGTCCCTGTGCTCTGGGACAAGCAAGAGGAGAGTGTAGTGAGCAATGAGTCCTCTGAGATTATCCGGATGCTAAATAGCGCTTTTAACCACCTTACCGGCAACAGCGACGACTACTACCCGCAAACCCTGCGCGAAGAAATACATAACTTGAATCACCGTATTTACGACAGCATCAACAACGGCGTCTATCGGGCCGGTTTTGCGACATCGCAGGCAGCCTATGATGAGGCCTTCCATCAACTGTTCTCCGCGCTTGACTGGGTGGAGGAACGACTGTCTCGGCAGCGGTATTTGGCGGGCAATCAGCTAACAGAGGCAGACTGGCGCTTGTTTACCACATTGATTCGCTTTGATGCGGTGTATCACGGACATTTCAAAACTAATCGTCAACTGCTTACGGAGTTCTCAGCTATCAGCGCCTATGTTCGTGAGCTCTACCAGGTGCCGGGAGTGGCGAATACAGTCAACTTCGATCATATCAAGACCCATTACTACGTCAGTCATCAAACAATTAACCCGACCGGAATTGTGCCTGTGGGAGCGGACGTGGACTACAACGCGCCTCATGATCGCCAGCTAATTGGCTAG
- a CDS encoding LysR family transcriptional regulator → MQRNPITLELLEMLDAIDRRGSFAKAAEELNKATSAISYAVQKIEEQLDVALFQRQGRRSVLTPAGRLMLNEGRHILLAASHLANQAKEVATGWETRIRIAVESLHNYSAFFAVLEAFMQAHASMELDISECVLNGGWEALEQDRVDLIVGVPGPIPLQKGYRAIPINQSDLVPVIAATHEHARCASAVDELRRVIVHDTSTSHIPRSAGLASGGRNLYVQTIEQKEQAILAGLGVGHLPRHRISKRLEDGTLVELPLDGIINHEQFVAWKISNKGKGLQALSSALAQARQ, encoded by the coding sequence ATGCAGCGAAATCCAATCACATTGGAGTTACTGGAGATGCTTGATGCCATAGACCGGCGAGGAAGCTTTGCAAAAGCTGCTGAGGAGCTGAACAAGGCCACGTCGGCCATTTCCTACGCGGTGCAGAAGATCGAAGAGCAATTGGATGTTGCACTTTTTCAACGCCAGGGGCGGCGTTCCGTATTGACGCCGGCAGGCCGACTGATGCTAAACGAGGGTCGGCACATACTCCTCGCCGCATCACACTTGGCCAACCAGGCCAAGGAGGTCGCCACCGGCTGGGAAACACGTATCCGTATTGCGGTAGAGTCCCTGCACAACTATTCAGCTTTCTTCGCCGTGCTCGAAGCTTTCATGCAAGCGCACGCCAGTATGGAACTTGATATAAGTGAATGTGTCCTAAATGGTGGCTGGGAGGCCCTGGAGCAGGACAGAGTAGACCTTATTGTCGGCGTGCCCGGACCAATACCACTACAAAAAGGTTACCGGGCAATTCCCATCAATCAGAGCGACCTGGTTCCCGTAATCGCCGCTACGCATGAGCATGCAAGATGCGCCAGCGCTGTCGACGAACTGCGGCGCGTCATTGTCCACGACACATCCACTTCCCATATTCCCCGCAGCGCCGGACTCGCGAGTGGCGGCAGAAACTTGTACGTGCAGACTATTGAGCAAAAGGAACAGGCGATACTTGCGGGGCTCGGGGTCGGCCACCTACCCCGCCACCGGATTAGCAAACGCCTGGAGGACGGCACCCTGGTGGAATTGCCGCTCGACGGAATTATCAATCACGAGCAATTCGTTGCATGGAAGATCAGTAACAAAGGCAAAGGGCTACAAGCACTGAGCAGCGCGCTTGCGCAAGCACGGCAATAA
- a CDS encoding phytoene desaturase family protein: protein MTDYDAIVIGAGNAGLTAATALQLGGARTLLLERHNIPGGCATSFVRGNFEFEVALHQLSGMGTEEQPFVLRQLFDRLGVMDRIEVVIEHELYRTILPGEFDITLPADWVSLQDTLTQAYPSEETNIQRFMTLCETLTLETFMSLPRALRAENAELLDNTCANYKEYGLRPTRDVLDEFFDDPDLKSIIASYWCYLGMPPSVLPFSDMAMLLYAYAAFKPTHVKGGSQAISSAMLESFLEAGGQVQFNTGAAKIVTSNGQAAGVTTEHGETYSCEAVVSNASALHTFNELLDTGPPAQASDDFKTRRIGPSAFVLYLGLDCSPEDLGIDCATNFMISHRDEDFAFAATRNIEPAGALMLTCYNLTDASFAPPGKTVISLLCLQYGEPWEKLAAAEYNSAKYEMSNHLIDAAEKTFPGIREHIEEVEAASPLTMMRYLNTPGGAIYGFDQNAQDSGMFRQRLDAVDGLYLAGSWSDMGGFQPTYMAGESTAKAVLKRLAETHQKQEQTANA, encoded by the coding sequence ATGACCGACTACGATGCCATCGTTATTGGCGCAGGCAACGCCGGGCTCACAGCCGCGACGGCCCTCCAACTCGGGGGCGCCCGCACCCTGCTTCTGGAACGGCACAATATTCCCGGCGGTTGTGCGACTTCCTTCGTGCGTGGCAACTTTGAGTTTGAGGTAGCCTTGCACCAGTTGAGCGGAATGGGCACTGAGGAACAGCCCTTCGTACTGCGGCAACTCTTTGATCGCCTGGGCGTCATGGACCGAATTGAGGTGGTGATAGAACACGAACTCTACCGGACGATTCTGCCTGGCGAGTTTGACATCACCTTGCCCGCCGATTGGGTTTCTCTGCAAGACACACTCACCCAGGCGTACCCATCAGAAGAAACCAATATCCAGCGCTTTATGACGCTGTGTGAGACTCTTACGCTTGAAACCTTTATGTCACTGCCTCGTGCGCTTCGCGCAGAGAACGCCGAACTGCTGGATAACACCTGTGCAAACTATAAAGAGTATGGCCTGCGCCCTACGCGCGATGTTCTGGACGAGTTTTTTGACGACCCTGACCTGAAATCGATCATAGCCTCCTACTGGTGTTACCTGGGAATGCCACCAAGCGTGCTGCCGTTCTCCGATATGGCCATGCTTCTCTACGCCTACGCAGCGTTCAAACCGACCCACGTGAAGGGCGGATCGCAGGCGATATCCAGCGCAATGCTCGAGTCATTTCTTGAAGCCGGCGGGCAAGTACAGTTCAACACAGGCGCAGCAAAGATCGTAACCAGCAATGGACAGGCAGCCGGCGTAACCACTGAGCATGGAGAGACATACAGCTGCGAGGCGGTTGTATCAAACGCCAGCGCACTGCACACCTTTAATGAACTGCTGGACACCGGGCCGCCGGCTCAGGCCTCAGACGACTTCAAAACCCGACGCATCGGCCCTTCGGCATTCGTTCTGTACCTCGGGCTGGACTGCTCGCCAGAAGACCTCGGTATCGACTGCGCGACCAATTTCATGATCAGCCACCGGGATGAAGACTTTGCCTTCGCTGCTACTCGCAATATTGAGCCTGCCGGTGCCTTAATGCTGACGTGCTATAACCTCACGGACGCAAGTTTTGCGCCTCCCGGAAAAACCGTCATCTCACTGTTGTGCCTGCAATATGGCGAACCCTGGGAAAAACTTGCAGCCGCCGAATACAACAGCGCCAAGTACGAGATGTCCAATCACCTGATCGATGCTGCGGAAAAAACGTTCCCCGGCATTCGCGAGCACATTGAAGAGGTGGAAGCCGCATCACCTCTCACCATGATGCGCTATCTCAATACACCGGGTGGTGCAATCTATGGATTCGACCAGAATGCTCAGGACTCGGGCATGTTCCGCCAACGCCTGGATGCGGTCGACGGCTTATATCTGGCGGGTAGTTGGTCTGATATGGGTGGTTTTCAACCTACCTATATGGCAGGAGAGAGCACCGCCAAAGCTGTGCTGAAGCGCCTCGCTGAAACCCATCAAAAGCAGGAGCAAACAGCCAATGCCTGA